From Fusarium oxysporum f. sp. lycopersici 4287 chromosome 13, whole genome shotgun sequence, one genomic window encodes:
- a CDS encoding arabinan endo-1,5-alpha-L-arabinosidase translates to MDMDPHYGSICGFRGMDLNPDKNLWAPDISYHNGQYYLYYSASSFGQRTSAIFLATSKTGASGSWTNQGVVVESNNNNDYNAIDGNLFVDSDGKWWLSFGSFWSGIKLIQLDPKTGKRTGSSMYSLAKRDASVEGAVEAPFITKRGSTYYLWASFDKCCQGAASTYRVMVGRSNSITGPYVDKAGKQMMSGGGTEIMASHGSIHGPGHNAVFTDNDADVLVYHYYNNAGTALLGINLLRYDNGWPVAY, encoded by the coding sequence ATGGATATGGATCCACATTATGGATCCATATGTGGATTTCGTGGTATGGATTTGAACCCTGACAAGAACCTCTGGGCCCCCGATATATCTTACCACAATGGCCAGTACTATCTGTACTACTCCGCCTCTTCCTTCGGCCAGCGCACCTCTGCCATCTTCCTCGCTACCAGCAAGACCGGTGCATCCGGCTCATGGACCAACCAAGGCGTCGTCGTCGagtccaacaacaacaacgacTACAACGCCATCGACGGCAATCTCTTCGTCGACTCGGACGGAAAATGGTGGCTCTCTTTCGGCTCCTTCTGGTCcggcatcaagctcatccaaCTCGACCCCAAGACCGGCAAGCGCACCGGGTCAAGCATGTACTCCCTCGCCAAGCGCGACGCCTCCGTCGAAGGCGCTGTCGAGGCAcccttcatcaccaagcgCGGAAGCACTTACTACCTCTGGGCGTCGTTCGACAAGTGCTGTCAAGGCGCTGCTAGCACGTACCGGGTCATGGTTGGACGGTCGAACAGCATTACTGGCCCTTATGTTGATAAGGCTGGTAAGCAGATGATGTCTGGTGGAGGAACGGAGATTATGGCTAGTCATGGGTCTATTCATGGACCGGGACATAATGCTGTTTTCACTGATAATGATGCGGATGTTCTTGTTTATCATTATTATAACAATGCTGGTACGGCGCTTTTGGGTATCAACTTGCTCAGATATGACAATGGCTGGCCTGTTGCTTACTAG